Proteins found in one Coleofasciculaceae cyanobacterium genomic segment:
- a CDS encoding pentapeptide repeat-containing protein: MANIEYLSKLKQGVASWMNWLDSHHQPEIDLINADLHGVNLPEAYLVKANLSGSDLTGAQLRQANLTGANLTEAELIDANLQQANLTGANLQSAYLINADFYQANLIGSDLRSVMGRGANFSQANLIGTSIRQARLPQVNFMEAKLNRANLSETNLVKASFDRADLSGANFFEAELQSASFYQANLYRVKAIATHLSYSYFLASNLVQASLVRCDLRWANLSYANLQSADLQQTKLRGTNLTRANLTGANLSGANLRGTNFTNANLSQANLTGADIEDTIFNKAILTETIMPDGTVHY, translated from the coding sequence GTGGCAAATATTGAGTATCTATCCAAACTAAAACAAGGTGTAGCTAGTTGGATGAACTGGCTAGATAGTCATCATCAACCAGAAATTGATTTAATTAATGCCGATCTTCACGGCGTAAACTTACCAGAAGCTTATTTAGTCAAAGCCAACTTATCAGGATCCGATCTCACTGGCGCACAGCTACGACAAGCCAATCTTACAGGGGCGAATTTAACAGAAGCAGAATTGATTGATGCTAATCTTCAACAGGCTAACTTGACAGGAGCCAATTTACAGTCTGCTTATCTAATCAATGCGGATTTTTATCAGGCTAATCTAATTGGTTCAGATCTTAGATCGGTTATGGGACGAGGGGCAAACTTTAGTCAGGCTAACTTGATTGGCACTTCGATTCGACAGGCAAGACTGCCCCAGGTTAACTTTATGGAGGCTAAATTAAATCGAGCCAACTTAAGTGAGACAAATTTGGTTAAGGCTAGTTTTGATCGCGCAGATTTATCGGGGGCTAACTTTTTTGAAGCGGAATTACAGTCGGCTAGTTTTTATCAGGCTAACCTATATCGGGTCAAAGCGATCGCCACTCATCTAAGTTATAGTTATTTTCTGGCTAGTAATTTAGTTCAGGCTAGCTTGGTTCGATGCGATTTGCGTTGGGCAAACTTAAGCTACGCTAACCTTCAAAGTGCAGACTTGCAGCAAACAAAATTGCGAGGTACAAATTTAACTAGAGCCAACCTGACAGGCGCAAATCTATCAGGGGCAAACCTCAGAGGAACAAACTTCACTAACGCCAATCTTTCTCAAGCTAATTTAACTGGGGCAGATATTGAAGATACAATTTTTAACAAGGCAATACTTACAGAAACAATTATGCCTGATGGTACAGTACATTATTAG
- a CDS encoding sucrose-phosphate phosphatase: MNAPNTNPFLFVTDLDNTLVGDDTALAELNQKLANHREQYNSKIVYATGRSLYLYRLLAEAKSLLPPDALITAVGTEMYFDQNQSQYDLEWAEILSQGWNREAIVAIASEFKQLQSQPNSEQNPFKISYYLAEAVAAETISQLKSALSERGYEIKLIYSAGQDLDLLPKNGDKGLAVQFLRRRWDISPKKTIVCGDSGNDISMFQGQEKSLIVSNAKPELLQWYEVNSDRNNYLAKSPCAGGILEGLKHFGFL; this comes from the coding sequence ATGAATGCCCCAAATACGAATCCCTTCCTATTTGTAACTGATTTAGACAATACTTTAGTTGGTGACGATACCGCATTAGCCGAACTCAACCAAAAATTAGCTAATCATCGTGAACAATATAACAGCAAAATTGTCTATGCTACTGGGCGATCGCTTTACCTATACCGTTTGTTGGCGGAGGCGAAATCTTTGCTGCCTCCAGATGCCTTAATAACCGCTGTGGGTACAGAAATGTATTTCGATCAAAATCAGTCACAGTATGACCTAGAATGGGCAGAAATTTTGTCTCAGGGCTGGAATCGCGAAGCAATAGTCGCGATCGCCAGTGAATTTAAACAGCTACAGTCTCAGCCAAATTCGGAACAAAATCCGTTTAAAATTAGCTACTATTTAGCCGAAGCAGTAGCGGCAGAAACTATATCCCAACTGAAATCTGCTTTGAGTGAGCGGGGTTATGAGATTAAATTAATTTATAGTGCTGGTCAAGACTTAGATTTATTACCCAAGAATGGCGATAAAGGTTTGGCAGTACAATTTCTACGACGTAGATGGGATATTTCACCTAAAAAAACCATTGTTTGTGGTGATTCTGGCAATGATATTTCCATGTTTCAGGGACAAGAAAAAAGTTTGATTGTCAGTAACGCTAAACCAGAGTTGCTTCAATGGTACGAAGTCAATAGCGATCGCAACAATTACTTAGCTAAGTCTCCTTGTGCAGGGGGTATTTTAGAAGGTTTGAAGCATTTTGGCTTTTTATAA